A portion of the Stigmatella aurantiaca DW4/3-1 genome contains these proteins:
- a CDS encoding helix-turn-helix transcriptional regulator has protein sequence MVQTSARLLRVLSLLQSRRFWAGGDLAAELGVTERSVRRDVDRLRTLGYPVHAAAGVGGGYQLGAGKELPPLPLEDDEAVAVAVGLRIAATGPVKGLEEAAVRALGKLEQVLPKRLRRRVNALQAVSVRLGDAGPTVNAETLAVIANACRDCELLRFGYGARDGSASVRSIEPYRLVHTSYRWYLLAYDLEREGWRTFRVDRIGPELKTGRSFKARPLPSEDVAAYVSQAVSTDAYRFRARVTVHAPARVVSEQLSGVAARVEALEEERCIIHTGGDSLEALAFHLGWMGFEFTVHEPKELAEHLRRLSERLARAAGKPAHPT, from the coding sequence ATGGTCCAGACCTCTGCCCGGTTGCTCAGGGTGCTGTCGCTGTTGCAGTCCCGGCGCTTCTGGGCGGGCGGAGACCTGGCGGCCGAGCTGGGGGTGACCGAGCGCAGCGTCCGCCGGGACGTGGACCGGCTGAGAACCCTCGGCTATCCCGTGCATGCCGCCGCTGGCGTCGGAGGCGGCTACCAGTTGGGCGCCGGAAAGGAACTCCCCCCCCTTCCACTCGAAGATGACGAGGCCGTGGCCGTCGCGGTGGGTCTGCGCATCGCGGCCACGGGCCCGGTGAAAGGCCTGGAGGAGGCGGCGGTGCGGGCCCTGGGGAAGTTGGAGCAGGTGCTCCCCAAGCGGCTCCGGCGCAGGGTGAACGCGCTTCAAGCCGTGAGCGTGCGGCTCGGTGACGCGGGCCCCACGGTCAACGCCGAGACGCTGGCGGTGATCGCGAACGCCTGCCGCGACTGCGAACTCCTCCGGTTCGGCTATGGCGCCCGCGACGGTTCGGCGAGCGTGCGTTCCATCGAGCCCTACCGCCTCGTGCATACCAGCTACCGGTGGTACCTCCTCGCGTATGACCTCGAACGGGAGGGGTGGCGGACGTTCCGCGTCGACCGGATCGGCCCGGAGCTGAAAACCGGGCGCTCCTTCAAGGCCCGCCCGCTCCCCTCCGAGGATGTGGCCGCCTACGTCTCGCAAGCCGTCTCGACAGATGCCTACCGCTTCCGCGCGCGCGTGACGGTGCATGCGCCCGCACGGGTCGTCTCCGAGCAACTGTCCGGCGTGGCGGCGCGTGTCGAGGCACTGGAAGAGGAACGCTGCATCATCCATACCGGTGGGGACAGCCTCGAGGCGCTCGCCTTCCACCTGGGGTGGATGGGGTTCGAGTTCACGGTGCATGAGCCGAAGGAACTCGCCGAGCACCTGCGCCGCCTGTCCGAGCGCCTCGCCCGGGCCGCTGGAAAACCAGCACATCCAACCTGA
- a CDS encoding GFA family protein, translating to MSPVSSAHPSLPTGVQTYKGSCPCGAVRFEVDFEPSAGTTRCNCTSCTKNAWWGINVKPSAFRLLSGQDVLRDYSRSGVSHTQFCGVCGTRPFGYGNVPELGGEYRSVNAHCLDGTDLSGIQVTYLDGLHDTWEELAVAPYVSPFSAHAHPESRPRPS from the coding sequence ATGAGTCCTGTCTCTTCCGCGCACCCCTCTCTTCCCACGGGTGTCCAGACGTACAAGGGCAGTTGCCCATGTGGCGCCGTGCGCTTTGAAGTCGACTTCGAGCCGAGCGCCGGGACGACCCGGTGCAATTGCACCTCCTGCACCAAGAACGCCTGGTGGGGCATCAACGTGAAGCCTTCCGCCTTCCGCCTCTTGTCAGGCCAGGACGTGCTGCGCGATTACTCGCGCTCGGGGGTGTCGCATACCCAGTTCTGCGGGGTGTGCGGCACCCGTCCTTTTGGGTACGGCAATGTTCCAGAGTTGGGCGGGGAGTACCGTTCGGTGAACGCCCACTGCTTGGATGGCACGGACCTCTCAGGGATCCAGGTGACGTACCTCGATGGGCTCCACGACACCTGGGAGGAGCTTGCCGTGGCGCCTTATGTGAGTCCGTTCTCCGCCCACGCGCACCCCGAGTCCCGTCCCCGCCCATCCTGA
- a CDS encoding dienelactone hydrolase family protein, whose amino-acid sequence MPVHAVDIQTPEGTQDAKLYHPEGPGRWPAVIVLTDAMGTRPTFEAMAERLAAAGYAVLLPNVFYREGRAPLPGMVGSFEDEVFRKRIFGLMGSLTPERIKADAAAQLGFLAGHAQVKGRGVGVVGYCMGGSFAVRMMADFPDRIVAAASYHGGRLATDSPDSPHLLAGRLKGEIYFGHADQDASMPAEAIARLEAALKTAGVKHQSEIYVGARHGFAVEGSPVYDPSAAERHWQTLLALFGRTLGS is encoded by the coding sequence ATGCCCGTGCATGCCGTCGATATCCAGACGCCAGAGGGAACGCAGGACGCCAAGCTCTACCATCCGGAGGGACCAGGACGCTGGCCCGCGGTGATTGTGCTCACGGATGCGATGGGGACCCGTCCCACGTTCGAGGCCATGGCGGAGCGCTTGGCGGCGGCGGGGTATGCGGTCCTGCTGCCCAACGTCTTTTACCGGGAGGGCCGTGCGCCGCTTCCCGGCATGGTGGGCTCGTTCGAGGACGAGGTGTTCCGCAAGCGCATTTTTGGGCTGATGGGCTCCCTGACGCCCGAGCGCATCAAGGCCGATGCCGCCGCGCAGCTCGGTTTCCTCGCAGGACACGCCCAGGTCAAAGGGCGTGGCGTGGGCGTGGTGGGCTATTGTATGGGCGGCTCATTCGCCGTGCGCATGATGGCGGACTTTCCGGACCGGATCGTCGCGGCGGCCTCGTATCATGGCGGGCGGCTGGCCACGGATTCCCCTGACAGCCCCCATCTCCTCGCGGGCCGGTTGAAGGGGGAGATTTACTTCGGGCATGCGGACCAAGACGCCTCCATGCCCGCCGAGGCCATCGCGCGGCTGGAGGCGGCCTTGAAGACGGCGGGCGTCAAACATCAATCCGAGATCTACGTTGGCGCGCGCCATGGTTTCGCGGTGGAGGGCTCGCCGGTCTACGATCCGTCGGCGGCCGAGCGGCACTGGCAGACCCTGCTGGCGTTGTTCGGCCGGACGCTCGGTTCCTGA